Within Topomyia yanbarensis strain Yona2022 chromosome 2, ASM3024719v1, whole genome shotgun sequence, the genomic segment tttttgatgctccaatcaATAGCGGGGTTTTCCGCATCCCATGCTCGATTACTTATACTGTTGAGGGTGCTGATCGTTGGTATCTGACGAGTTGTCATTTGTTCTAGCCACTTCGATGCACTTCTGGTCATTGGACAAACTTGGTCTTCTTCTACTGGTCGTTTCTCAAGCCAACTGTACGCTTTGCCGACAAGGCGACCGGTCATAACGTAATCGAATGGTAGCTGACCACTTTCAGCTATCAATGATATGATTGGGCTGGTTATAAGGGCTCGAGAGATCGTTCTAATAGCAGAGTGGTAGATTGGCTGAATAGGTTTAATCACCTTTTCACCACCTCGGCTGTACAATCCAAAACCGGGAGAGATCTTCGATAGTAGAATGCTATCACAAACTTTGAGGAGCGTTTGCCTGTTGCCAGCGGCGTATCTGCGACTGATCTCTTTAATTATCAGCAGCCGGTTCTGACATTCCTTGACGAGGTTATCAGCGTGTTTCATGAACGTTAGTCTCGAATCTACCTGTACTCCGAGGATTTTTGCAGTTCTCACTTTTTGAATGGTAGCTTCAGGAGTTTTCAGATCTGGCACTTTACTATGTTTGCCTCCGTTGCATATATGCATAAGTTTTGATTTCGCCGTAGAGAACTGCAGACCGTATTGTTCAGCCCAGGCCAGTACATTGTTGAGCGCGGTTTGAGCTTTAGCTCGCGTTCGTAGTGGAAATTAGCTGGTAGCGATAATGATCAAATCATCAGCATATAGCAGGATTTCCATATCTTCTGGAATACATTGTAGATGAAATTGATAGCGATGTTAAATAAGGTGGGCGAGATTACGGAGCCTTGGGGTATTCCGTTTTCCTGTAATCGTGGATCGGAAAGAGCGCCGTCAACAAAAACTCGAAAACTTCTATCATCCAAGAAGTTGAACacgtatttttgcattttgctcCCAATGTTCCATCCACTGAGGGTAGTGATGATCGGATGTCTCCATGTTCGATCGAATGCCTTTGATAGATCTAACATAATAACTTCCGCGTGCATATCGGTATCAAGTGAATCTTCCAGTATTGTTTTCAATTTTGCAAGATGGATGTCCACGCCTGTGCCTGGATGAAATGCAAATTGCCGGTTCTCAAGTCGCTTGTTGGATTTAATTTCCTGAACGAGTCTACGGTTGACGGTTTCTCTCGAAGATTTTGCCGACACAACTGGTCAACGAAATTGGGCTGTATTCATCGGCTCCCATTCCTTTTTTCCGGGTTTATGAATCGGTATGACTGTGGCTTCTTTCCACTCATTTGGAATGACGCCACTGCTCCAAACTTCAGCTTAGCGTGTAAAAATTATTCTCTGATATACTTGTCGATAATACTATTTTACAAGAAAAATTAAGCTTCGAAAAAAAGTATATTTTAgcataattttgggtcgctgaacactagggcattgcaaaaaaaaaaaaatttgaattctcaaaggccccccctctcatattgtgacaaatgtcaaagtaagctcagatgccaaatttcacatcatttggacaattttagacccccgcccacttcgcttgaatttttttgaaattggtactatgggaaaatatggaggaaaaatacattaaatgctataacttttgaagtagcaatcagaaaattacaatttatacctcttttgaaaggaaataatctaagtatttgaatgaagtaaatttgtttcttgaaaaatacgggaaagtgcggtactgggtcattttggccccaaaatcccctatttttaatgatttttctgctccgtgaggcaaatcatacatattttgtagtttttctaatgtgaaaaaatctcagaaatcgaacggaacccttttgaccttagttcgaatacgagaagttggggttatagggctttttgtcagtcatattaaattttatcattttctcatgcatatatctccattattcttcaatcaattttcataaaatgtaacttattgaacgtgtaaaattctgaggaataaaacaaaaataaaaacgttaaaggtaaaattcagaaacttcaaaactttttgatatttactctacaaatctcatttttttcattatttgtcctaatacctaaAGTTCCCCTATTTTTAcaagaatgaaacttttctcatgtgatccctaagcatattttacactaaaag encodes:
- the LOC131679714 gene encoding uncharacterized protein LOC131679714; translation: MHICNGGKHSKVPDLKTPEATIQKVRTAKILGVQVDSRLTFMKHADNLVKECQNRLLIIKEISRRYAAGNRQTLLKVCDSILLSKISPGFGLYSRGGEKVIKPIQPIYHSAIRTISRALITSPIISLIAESGQLPFDYVMTGRLVGKAYSWLEKRPVEEDQVCPMTRSASKWLEQMTTRQIPTISTLNSISNRAWDAENPAIDWSIKNQTRAHEAPSKIQAIFSELRTNKYSKSAKFFTDGSLDRDSVGLGIHSENIEISMRIPNCCTIFSAEALALLVATENAPISKHAVVFSDSQAAYRR